From Penicillium psychrofluorescens genome assembly, chromosome: 1, one genomic window encodes:
- a CDS encoding uncharacterized protein (ID:PFLUO_001411-T1.cds;~source:funannotate) gives MYFTASTVAILALAAGSQAVPKKGEPPVLNHKAVAPKGTAVSSGTHPIMTGMSGGGNHTGGHNSTVTVTSSAPCFNCPGSSTIPISVPSSTPGSGSGSSGSGSSGSGSSGSGSSGSGSSGSGSSGSGSSGSGSSGAGGAGSGASGASGSSSGAGSAASPSSSGSFTPSNPGAKVAVPMAGVLGSVAYGLLLV, from the coding sequence ATGTACTTCACTGCTTCCACCGTggccatcctggccctcgcTGCCGGCTCCCAGGCTGTGcccaagaagggcgagccCCCGGTCCTGAACCACAAGGCCGTGGCCCCCAAGGGTACCGCTGTTAGCTCCGGTACTCACCCCATCATGACCGGCAtgagcggcggcggcaaccaCACCGGTGGCCACAACTCCACCGTGACCGTGACCTCGAGCGCTCCCTGCTTCAACTGCCCAGGCAGCTCGACCATCCCGATCTCCGTCCCCAGCTCGACCCCCGGTTCCGGCTCTGGTTCGTCCGGCTCGGGCTCCTCTGGCTCGGGCTCGTCCGGCTCTGGCTCGTCCGGCTCTGGTTCGTCCGGCTCTGGTTCGTCCGGCTCTGGCTCGTCCGGCTCTGGCTCGTCCGGGGCTGGTGGCGCTGGCTCCGGTGCCTCGGGTGCTAGCGGCTCTAGCTCTGGCGCTGGCTCTGCTgcctcgcccagctccagcggCAGCTTCACCCCCTCCAACCCGGGTGCCAAGGTCGCCGTGCCCATGGCCGGTGTTCTCGGTAGCGTCGCCTACGGCCTGCTGCTCGTTTAA